The following coding sequences are from one Thermostaphylospora chromogena window:
- a CDS encoding LLM class flavin-dependent oxidoreductase translates to MDIGIGLPGHAPWTDGRALVEWARRAERRGFATLSVSDRLVWTTPEPLITLAAAAGATSRIRLLTSVLLAPLRADHALFAKAVTTLDQLAGAGRLRLGLAPGLREDDFIVGGVDYASRGRQFDRLLERMTAVIRDGAVDGHAPVGPPPATPGGPPLLFGGHSAAAIRRIVTYGSGWIAGDATVEDVQRFVPGLREAWTRAGRAPRGWWRR, encoded by the coding sequence GTGGACATCGGCATCGGACTGCCCGGGCATGCTCCCTGGACCGACGGCAGGGCGCTGGTGGAATGGGCGCGCCGGGCCGAACGTCGCGGGTTCGCCACGCTCAGCGTGAGCGACCGGCTGGTCTGGACGACACCCGAGCCGCTGATCACGCTGGCCGCGGCCGCCGGTGCGACCTCCCGGATCCGGCTGCTGACCAGCGTGCTGCTGGCGCCGCTGCGCGCCGACCACGCGCTGTTCGCCAAGGCCGTCACCACGCTGGACCAACTGGCCGGCGCGGGCAGGCTGCGGCTCGGCTTAGCACCCGGCCTGCGTGAGGACGACTTCATCGTGGGCGGCGTCGACTACGCCTCCCGGGGCCGCCAGTTCGACCGGCTGCTGGAGCGGATGACCGCCGTCATCCGGGACGGCGCGGTGGACGGGCACGCACCGGTCGGGCCGCCGCCGGCCACCCCGGGAGGTCCGCCGCTGCTGTTCGGCGGGCATTCTGCGGCGGCGATCCGGCGCATCGTCACCTACGGCAGCGGGTGGATCGCCGGTGACGCGACGGTGGAGGACGTCCAGCGATTCGTACCGGGCCTGCGCGAGGCGTGGACGCGGGCAGGCAGGGCTCCCCGCGGCTGGTGGCGTCGGTGA